In Nasonia vitripennis strain AsymCx chromosome 2, Nvit_psr_1.1, whole genome shotgun sequence, a genomic segment contains:
- the LOC100115222 gene encoding putative transferase CAF17 homolog, mitochondrial isoform X1: MYVVSESIYSGFSKMMKLSRISLLGTAKRCVSQNSARVNSTKSQTKSLVQLDQRTLLRLSGDQVSDFLQGLITNDMRHLKEGAASIYSVFLNIKGRVLYDAIIYKTQDEKVFYVECDSSIVNSLSKHLKMYKLRRKVEIHTEDNSMKVWTAYDPDIVSHVDQKEVEKKSNFEGKIFPCGASDSTSSKLVDNIFIYSDPRLYQLGLRILTQSTVTCDEIIKQLEPNVTTQQNASSYREFRYKLGVGEGVQDLPPGTSFPLEINCDYLHGVSFHKGCYIGQELTARTHHTGVVRKRLMPLSFDKVYEKPLMYDDQITNEAGKIVGKIRGQKGIFGLGLIRIADALASKILTVGDCTLKVVKPHWWPQESQSVEVSMKTSKN, encoded by the coding sequence ATGTATGTAGTTAGTGAAAGTATTTATTCAGGATTCTCCAAAATGATGAAGTTGTCAAGAATTTCTTTGCTCGGCACTGCAAAGCGGTGTGTTAGCCAAAATTCTGCCAGGGTGAATTCAACAAAATCGCAGACAAAAAGTCTTGTTCAACTGGACCAAAGGACGTTGCTTCGCCTTTCAGGGGATCAAGTATCAGATTTTCTGCAAGGCCTAATCACAAATGACATGCGTCATTTGAAAGAAGGAGCTGCAAGTATTTATTCTGTCTTCTTAAATATCAAAGGTAGAGTATTATATGATGCTATAATCTACAAAACACAAGATGAGAAGGTATTCTATGTTGAATGCGACTCTTCCATCGTCAATAGTTTGTCAAAGCAtttgaaaatgtataaattaagaagaaaagtgGAGATTCATACAGAGGATAACAGCATGAAGGTTTGGACTGCTTACGATCCTGATATAGTTTCTCATGTTGATCAAAAGGAGGTTGAAAAAAAGTCTAATTTTGAGGGAAAGATATTTCCCTGTGGTGCCAGTGATAGCACATCAAGCAAACTAGTcgacaatatttttatatatagtgaTCCCAGACTTTACCAACTGGGTTTAAGAATTTTAACGCAATCAACCGTCACGTGTGACGAGATAATTAAACAACTGGAGCCGAATGTCACAACTCAACAAAATGCCTCCAGTTACAGAGAATTTAGATACAAGTTAGGTGTAGGTGAAGGTGTCCAGGATTTACCACCTGGAACATCATTTCCACTTGAAATAAACTGTGATTATCTACACGGTGTTAGCTTTCACAAAGGTTGCTATATAGGACAAGAACTAACTGCTAGGACCCATCACACTGGTGTTGTCAGAAAACGCCTTATGCCATTGTCATTTGATAAAGTTTACGAGAAACCACTGATGTACGATGATCAAATTACAAATGAAGCTGGAAAAATAGTAGGAAAGATTAGAGGTCAAAAAGGAATATTTGGCCTTGGGCTAATTCGCATTGCAGATGCTTTGGCATCTAAAATTTTGACTGTTGGAGATTGTACTTTAAAAGTCGTGAAGCCTCACTGGTGGCCACAAGAATCTCAAAGTGTTGAAGTCTCCATGAAAActagtaaaaattaa
- the LOC100115222 gene encoding putative transferase CAF17 homolog, mitochondrial isoform X2, producing the protein MMKLSRISLLGTAKRCVSQNSARVNSTKSQTKSLVQLDQRTLLRLSGDQVSDFLQGLITNDMRHLKEGAASIYSVFLNIKGRVLYDAIIYKTQDEKVFYVECDSSIVNSLSKHLKMYKLRRKVEIHTEDNSMKVWTAYDPDIVSHVDQKEVEKKSNFEGKIFPCGASDSTSSKLVDNIFIYSDPRLYQLGLRILTQSTVTCDEIIKQLEPNVTTQQNASSYREFRYKLGVGEGVQDLPPGTSFPLEINCDYLHGVSFHKGCYIGQELTARTHHTGVVRKRLMPLSFDKVYEKPLMYDDQITNEAGKIVGKIRGQKGIFGLGLIRIADALASKILTVGDCTLKVVKPHWWPQESQSVEVSMKTSKN; encoded by the coding sequence ATGATGAAGTTGTCAAGAATTTCTTTGCTCGGCACTGCAAAGCGGTGTGTTAGCCAAAATTCTGCCAGGGTGAATTCAACAAAATCGCAGACAAAAAGTCTTGTTCAACTGGACCAAAGGACGTTGCTTCGCCTTTCAGGGGATCAAGTATCAGATTTTCTGCAAGGCCTAATCACAAATGACATGCGTCATTTGAAAGAAGGAGCTGCAAGTATTTATTCTGTCTTCTTAAATATCAAAGGTAGAGTATTATATGATGCTATAATCTACAAAACACAAGATGAGAAGGTATTCTATGTTGAATGCGACTCTTCCATCGTCAATAGTTTGTCAAAGCAtttgaaaatgtataaattaagaagaaaagtgGAGATTCATACAGAGGATAACAGCATGAAGGTTTGGACTGCTTACGATCCTGATATAGTTTCTCATGTTGATCAAAAGGAGGTTGAAAAAAAGTCTAATTTTGAGGGAAAGATATTTCCCTGTGGTGCCAGTGATAGCACATCAAGCAAACTAGTcgacaatatttttatatatagtgaTCCCAGACTTTACCAACTGGGTTTAAGAATTTTAACGCAATCAACCGTCACGTGTGACGAGATAATTAAACAACTGGAGCCGAATGTCACAACTCAACAAAATGCCTCCAGTTACAGAGAATTTAGATACAAGTTAGGTGTAGGTGAAGGTGTCCAGGATTTACCACCTGGAACATCATTTCCACTTGAAATAAACTGTGATTATCTACACGGTGTTAGCTTTCACAAAGGTTGCTATATAGGACAAGAACTAACTGCTAGGACCCATCACACTGGTGTTGTCAGAAAACGCCTTATGCCATTGTCATTTGATAAAGTTTACGAGAAACCACTGATGTACGATGATCAAATTACAAATGAAGCTGGAAAAATAGTAGGAAAGATTAGAGGTCAAAAAGGAATATTTGGCCTTGGGCTAATTCGCATTGCAGATGCTTTGGCATCTAAAATTTTGACTGTTGGAGATTGTACTTTAAAAGTCGTGAAGCCTCACTGGTGGCCACAAGAATCTCAAAGTGTTGAAGTCTCCATGAAAActagtaaaaattaa